CTGGCCAGGCGGCATTGTTCAGCTGCCAGGGGCTTGCCGGCGCTGCCTACATGATCGATCTACTGCCCGGCAACCGTTCCAACAACGGGCAGAGCATGACCATCGGTCGTGAACTGCTCTACCCCATCATCGTGGTGGTGCGCGATCGATATAACAATCCGGTCAAAAACGAACTGGTCCAATTCGCCGTGGTGCAAAACAACGGCTATATGATCAATCCCAAGACAATTTCGGATGATTCCGGCCGCGTCTATGGCCGCTGGGTGCTGGGCGAAACCCCGGGGCCTAACAAAGTCATGGCCTATCGTTTAGGCCTGTATAACAGCCCCCTCGCCTTCACCGCAACCGGCGTGACCAACCATTACCCCGAATTCCAGGGTCTGCCCGAGTACGAACAGGAGATTGAATACAACCAACCATGGTCCTTCACTCTTCATGCGCTGGATGCGGACAACGATCCGTTGAGATACAGTCTCAGAATCAAACCCAATCCCACCAACGCGCGGTTTGATTCGCTCGGTACTCAGCTTTTTCAGTGGACGCCGACGATACGACAAAAGGGGAACTATCAATTCTTCTTTACCGTGCAGGATCCCAAAGGCGGTCTGGATGTAGATTCCCTTCTGGTCAAAGTAGTCGGCGATTCCGCACCGGTGATCACCAGTCTCTATCCCATGTGCGGGCTTCCCTTGACCCTGAGCAAACCGGACAGCATGTTTTTCTCCTGCACCGCAGTGGATTACGACGGAGATCCTTTGACCTACCGTTGGTTCGTCAATGAGCGGTCGTTCGACGGACCCAATTTTGTCTTTCGCAGCCTCGATCACCCGCGCGGCAGTCTGCGCATTCATGTGGAAATATCCGACGGCATGAAAACCACCAGGTCCTGTGAATGGGTCATGCTGGTGACGCAGGTGGATCTGACCTCCTTCACCGCAGCCTTTGAGCCCTTTACCGGCGTGCGTTTGAACTGGCGGGTGGCATCCGAGTTGAACAACGCCGGTTTTGACGTGTTGCGCGGCACAACGGAACGCGGCGGCTTTAGCACCGTGACCCGTCGGCTCATTGCCGCCACCGGCGCCGGATCCTATGAATTTATCGACAGCACCGCGGTGGCGGGAACGCATTACTATTACCTGCTGCAGGATCTCAGTCTGGATGGAAGCCGCACACTGCACGGTCCTGTGCAGGTCGACCTGGCGCTGCCGAAGCAATTCGCTGTGCTGCAGAACTATCCCAATCCCTTTAACCCGGAGACGCGCATTCGCTTTCAGCTGCCTGCATCCGGCCGAACCCGCGTTGCAGTTTTCAATACCCTCGGACAGCTGGTGCGCTCGCTGGTGGATGCATCGCTGCCTGCCGGCTATCATGAGATCAACTGGGATGGCCGGGATGAGCAGGGACGTCCGGTCGGCTCAGCGGTCTATTATTACTGTGTTGAATCCGCCGAAGAACGGGCAGTGAAAAAAATGGTGTTGTTGCGCTGAGGCGCGAAACAGCCCCTAAAAGACCCCTGCGGCGCCTGATGCAGGGGTCTTTTTTTATGCGATTATCTGCTTTTAAAAAACAAAATTAATGAGTATCTTTTTCGCGCGATTCCCGTCTCCGGCTAGGAGGCCTTTACCCGGCTTGCAGCGTATCGACGGAAGTCAGCGAAGCACCGAACATTCATCAGGGAGATCTCTTTGTCCTATCTGGGTCAGCTGGCCGCGCTTACCGCGGCTTTTTTTTGGAGCGGCACCGCCATTATGTTCAGCGCGGCGGGAAAACGCATCGGCGCCTTTGCGACCAATCTGCTGCGCATTTTATTGGGGGCGGTGTTTTTATGCGCCGCGCTCTGGCTGACCACGGGTCAGTTCTTTCCCGTTCACGCCACCACCTATCAGATAAAATGGCTGGCGATCAGCGGCGTCATCGGCCTGGCTATCGGCGACGCGGCGCTGTTCGTCTGTATGGTGGGATTAGGGCCGCGCATCGCCACTCTGTTGCTCTCTCTGGCGCCGGCCATCACCACGCTGGTGGCCTGGTTTTTTCTTGGCGAAAAACTGAGCAGGCTATCGGTTTTTGGAATTCTGTTGACGCTGGGAGGCATCTGGTGGGTGGTGCTGGAAGAACATAGCGATCCGGTTCAGGGCTCCAAAACCGTTGGCCTGATCATGGGGCTGATCGCCGCCATCGGCCAGGGGCTGGGAATCATTTTTGCCAAAAAGGCGCTGAACACCGAGATCGATGCCCTTTCAGCCACGGTGCTGCGAATGGTTCCAGCCATGGCGGCCTTGTGGTTGGTGGCCCTGCTGCGCGGTCAGGTCCTGCAGGTGCTGCGAACCGTCCGCGACCGCGGCGCAGCTCTCGCCACCCTGGGAGGATCGATCTTTGGTCCGTTCCTTGGTGTCTGGCTGGCCAATGTCGCGGTCAAGCACACCGAAGCCGGCATCGCCGCCACTTTGCTGGCTACAGTTCCCCTCCTGATCATCCCATTGACCATGGTGATCTACCGGACTCAACCCACACTGAGAACCCTGATCGGCACACTGATCGCCGTCAGCGGCGTGGCCTGCCTGTTTCTCAGGTGATAGGACCTAGCCGCAGCAGCCGGTGTTGTTGCAGCCCGCACACAACCCCGCATGGATCGATTAGAGGATGTAGCCGATCCGCTGCTCTTCCGCGGCACAGGCCGACTGCCACCACATGCCGTGCCGGGTTTCCAACTCTTCAAAAGAGGGAAAAGGGTAATAAAAAATCCGGCTGTGATCGCCGACGAAGAAACCGTTCTTAATGGCCCGATACAACAGCTCCTGCTGCAGATGGCGGATCACTGTCTTAGTCGGTTTCTCCGGATGCATTTGCAGCTCGATCAGACAGTCGCGCAGATGATTGACATCCGAATAAGGCAACTCCTCGGGGTGGGCGAGAAAAGGATCGATGGCAAGGCCGTTCAACATCAACTCGACAAAAATCAGTTTGGGCACAGAGATGGGATAGCCCGGTTGGGTGACAAAACGGATGAATTCAAGAGGATGAAAA
This window of the bacterium genome carries:
- a CDS encoding DMT family transporter → MSYLGQLAALTAAFFWSGTAIMFSAAGKRIGAFATNLLRILLGAVFLCAALWLTTGQFFPVHATTYQIKWLAISGVIGLAIGDAALFVCMVGLGPRIATLLLSLAPAITTLVAWFFLGEKLSRLSVFGILLTLGGIWWVVLEEHSDPVQGSKTVGLIMGLIAAIGQGLGIIFAKKALNTEIDALSATVLRMVPAMAALWLVALLRGQVLQVLRTVRDRGAALATLGGSIFGPFLGVWLANVAVKHTEAGIAATLLATVPLLIIPLTMVIYRTQPTLRTLIGTLIAVSGVACLFLR